The proteins below come from a single Eucalyptus grandis isolate ANBG69807.140 chromosome 3, ASM1654582v1, whole genome shotgun sequence genomic window:
- the LOC104439079 gene encoding anthocyanidin 3-O-galactosyltransferase F3GT1-like, with product MMNERMIEEVWGIGVKVEGGIITKSGMEKALEVVLRGEDGKAMRKKVGELMERLVEAAGPDGSAEADFKVLVELISFMKRIMH from the coding sequence ATGATGAATGAGAGGATGATAGAGGAAGTGTGGGGGATTGGAGTGAAAGTAGAAGGTGGGATCATAACGAAGAGTGGGATGGAGAAGGCATTGGAGGTGGTGTTGAGGGGTGAGGATGGGAAGGCAATGAGGAAGAAGGTTGGTGAGTTGATGGAGAGATTGGTGGAGGCTGCTGGACCCGATGGGAGTGCTGAGGCCGATTTCAAGGTCCTTGTGGAGCTCATCTCCTTCATGAAGCGCATCATGCACTAG
- the LOC104439081 gene encoding flavonoid 3-O-glucosyltransferase-like, which translates to MATTGRRSIRENTRSCFEDEASERTRGVVLKAAKESFGAIVDAAEQDVRKNVSCLLIDAFLIFAGEMAKKMQVPWVTLWVPAPYLLAAHVYIDVISELLCESSGGGTSTDDDDKSRGVIPGLSMMRISDLPNEIIDDQDTSRIACLLREMGRVIPICATAVVMNSYAKVNPTPLIADLKSKFKMLLQAGCLTVSFPLSPLPSSSASDTTGCLTWLDARDPRSVVYICFGTVAMLSPSEVLALGESFGVY; encoded by the coding sequence ATGGCCACCACGGGGCGACGAAGCATCCGAGAGAACACGAGGAGTTGTTTTGAAGACGAAGCATCCGAGAGAACACGTGGAGTTGTTCTGAAAGCGGCAAAAGAGAGTTTTGGAGCGATTGTTGACGCTGCAGAGCAAGATGTGAGGAAGAATGTGAGTTGTTTACTGATCGATGCTTTCTTGATTTTCGCAGGCGAAATGGCAAAGAAAATGCAGGTTCCTTGGGTAACCCTCTGGGTACCCGCTCCGTATTTGTTAGCGGCGCATGTGTACATTGACGTCATAAGTGAGCTCCTTTGTGAATCCTCCGGCGGTGGCACCTCtaccgacgacgacgacaaaaGCCGCGGAGTAATTCCAGGATTATCTATGATGCGCATTTCAGATTTACCTAATGAGATAATTGATGATCAGGATACATCAAGGATTGCGTGCCTACTACGTGAGATGGGGCGTGTGATCCCAATTTGCGCCACTGCTGTCGTCATGAACTCCTACGCCAAAGTGAACCCAACACCTCTGATAGCGGACCTTAAATCCAAGTTCAAGATGCTCCTCCAAGCGGGGTGCCTCACTGTGTCATTCCCCCTGTCGCCACTGCCATCGAGCTCTGCCTCTGACACAACCGGTTGCTTGACGTGGCTTGATGCTAGAGACCCTCGGTCTGTGGTGTACATATGCTTTGGGACGGTGGCAATGCTGTCGCCAAGTGAGGTATTGGCTCTTGGGGAAAGCTTTGGAGTCTACTAA
- the LOC104439082 gene encoding anthocyanidin 3-O-glucosyltransferase 7-like — MSSEKHVAVLAFPFGSHPWPLANLLLKLATAASDVRFSFLNTAKSNGVIFPLPSRAELPSNVRIYDVSDGLQDDCQGATKHPREHVDLFLKAAPESFGAAVDVAEQDVRKKVSCLLTDAFLIFAGEMAEKMQVPWVTLWVPAPYSLAAHVYTDVIRELLRESSGGGTSTDDDDDKSLGVIPGLSMMRISDLPNEIIDDQDTSRVACLLREMGRVLPGGATAVVMNSYVEVNPTPLIADLKSKFKMLLQVGCLTVSFPPPPLPSSSSSDTTGCLTWLDARDPRSVAYICFGTVAMPSPSEVSALGEALESTKTPFLWSIKEHMMAYLPKGLQERTRAYGKFVPWAPQGQVLSHPACGVYVTHCGYNSVFESVAGGVPMVCKPFWADNMMNGRMIEEVWGIGVKVEGGTITKSGMEKALEVVLRGEDGKEMRKKVGELRERLVEAAGPNGSAEADFKVLVELISTS; from the coding sequence ATGTCGTCGGAAAAACACGTCGCCGTCCTCGCCTTCCCGTTCGGCAGCCACCCTTGGCCTCTCGCCAACCTGCTCCTCAAgctcgccaccgccgcctcggATGTCcgcttctctttcttgaacACGGCCAAGTCCAACGGCGTCATCTTCCCTCTGCCGTCAAGAGCAGAGCTACCCAGCAACGTCCGAATCTATGACGTCAGCGATGGCTTGCAGGACGATTGCCAGGGGGCGACGAAGCATCCGAGAGAACACGTGGATTTGTTCCTGAAAGCGGCGCCCGAGAGTTTTGGAGCGGCTGTTGACGTTGCAGAACAAGATGTGAGGAAGAAGGTGAGTTGTTTACTGACGGACGCTTTCTTGATTTTCGCAGGCGAAATGGCAGAGAAGATGCAGGTTCCGTGGGTAACCCTTTGGGTCCCCGCTCCGTATTCGTTAGCGGCGCATGTGTACACTGACGTCATAAGAGAGCTCCTTCGTGAATCCTCTGGCGGTGGCACCTCcaccgacgacgacgacgacaaaaGCCTCGGAGTAATTCCAGGATTATCTATGATGCGCATTTCAGATTTACCTAATGAGATAATTGATGATCAGGATACATCAAGGGTTGCGTGCCTGCTGCGTGAGATGGGACGTGTGCTCCCAGGTGGCGCCACTGCTGTCGTAATGAACTCCTACGTCGAAGTGAACCCAACACCTCTGATAGCGGACCTGAAATCCAAGTTCAAGATGCTCCTCCAAGTGGGGTGCCTCACTGTGTCATTccccccgccgccgctgccATCGAGCTCCTCCTCTGACACAACTGGTTGCTTGACGTGGCTCGATGCCAGAGACCCTCGGTCCGTGGCGTACATATGCTTCGGGACGGTGGCCATGCCATCACCAAGTGAGGTATCGGCTCTCGGGGAAGCTTTGGAGTCTACTAAGACCCCATTTCTATGGTCCATCAAGGAACACATGATGGCATACTTGCCTAAGGGGCTCCAAGAGCGGACGAGAGCGTACGGGAAATTCGTCCCATGGGCTCCACAGGGTCAGGTGTTGAGCCACCCGGCGTGCGGGGTTTATGTGACACACTGCGGGTACAACTCGGTGTTCGAGAGCGTGGCAGGTGGCGTGCCGATGGTATGCAAGCCATTTTGGGCGGACAACATGATGAACGGGAGGATGATAGAGGAAGTGTGGGGGATTGGAGTGAAAGTAGAAGGTGGGACCATAACGAAGAGTGGGATGGAGAAGGCGTTGGAGGTGGTGTTGAGGGGTGAGGATGGGAAGGAAATGAGAAAGAAGGTTGGCGAGTTGAGGGAGAGATTGGTGGAGGCAGCTGGACCCAATGGGAGTGCTGAGGCAGATTTCAAGGTCCTTGTGGAGCTCATCTCCACTTCATGA